DNA from Thermofilaceae archaeon:
TCTCGCCGATCGAGATCGCGTACTCCTGCGTAAAGGTCACCGTCTGCTGAGTATCTGGATCCGTGAAGTTGAGAAGGGCGGTGAGCCGGTCTACGTAAGCCTTGAACTGCTCATCCGTGATCGTTCCGGCGAAGTACCTGGACAGCAGGGCTTTCCAAACCGCCTTCAGGTAATCGTTGACGTCGACAAGGGTCGACCTGAAGTACCACTGCATCACCGGCTCGTAGCGGAGCGCCAGCTCGTCGTCGAACTGGATGGAGGGCGTCTGCAGCGTCGCCTCGTAGGCCCTCCTCAGGTCGGGCCTCTTCGCACCCTCAGCCGTCTCGAAGACCCTCGGGTTCGAAGGTAGCCTGTTGATCCCAGGGTCGAGCCACACCGCCTGCCCCTCCGTCAGCACCCAAGCGATGAAAGCCTGCGCCGCCTCAGGGTACTTGCTGCCAACCACCAGCGCGATCGGGTCCCCGTTGACGATGCTCTCACCCGGGGGTATTATGTACTCGCAGTCGGGGTTCACGTTCATCGCCGTGTAACCGTAGAAGTCAATCGTGATGCCGACGGCGACATCGCCCCTGATCACGGCATCTCTCGCTGGCTCGCTGCCGGGGTAGACTTCCGCGTTCGCCGCCATCAGTGTCAGGATCCTCCACCCCTCCTCCCACCCAAACCTCTGGAGGATGATCTCGTACATCCTCGTGTGGCTGGTGCTCTGCGTCGGGTCGGCGATCGATAGGGCCGCAGTCCCGAACTGTACGAGCGGGCGCCCCAGCTCCGGGGAGGCCAGATCCCTCCAGCTCCGCGGTACTGCGAGGTTGTAGTCCCTCAGCCTCCTATGGTTGACGGTGAAACCGAAGCTGGAGATCGCTGCGGCAACCCAGTATATCTTCCCGTCCTTCACGCGCTTCATCGGGACACCGGCAATCTCGTCGGGGATCTGGGCAGCGGCCTCCAACGCTTCCGCGCTGGTTAGAGGGGCGAGAAGCCCTCTAGCGAAGAGCGAATCAAACAGCGTCGGCCCCCCTCCCCACGCGACGTCCGCCTCGCCGCTTCTTATGTACTGCTCCCATAGCCCGGGTGGAAGAACGATCGTCTTGAGGTCCGTAATGTTGTACCTCTTCGCAACTTCGCTGGCCAGGAACATCCTCCTAGCCTTGACGAGTATCTCCGCCGGATGCCTCGAGATCACGGTCAAGGTTATGCCGCTGGGCTGCGCAGGTGGCTGCTGCGGGGGTTGCTCCTCCCGAGGCTGGCTGGGTCGCTGAGTTATCATGGGAATGATTACTAGCGAAACGATCGCGGCGGCTACGATCATCGCCGCTGCGAAAGCCATCAAGATGGGTTTAGACAACCCACGCCTGCGAACCAACTTCATCGGTTGATGGGGGGAATGAGGGGAAATAAACCTGTCTCGCAAGCTCGATCGGCGCATTCCGGAGCGATAACCCTATATACCGAGCGGGAGGGACGTTTACCGTGAGAACGGAAGTTATTGCTATAATCGTGATAACCGTCGCTGCAGCCACCCTCACGGCCCCCCTGACCTCCGCGCAAATCGGTATACCGATCCTCATCGACCTCGCCCACAAGCAGCCGACGGCGGGCGTTGACGTCATCATGAACGTGGTCCCCGAAGCCTCGTGGTACGTCCTGGTGCGCACGAAGGAGGATGCCGACGCTCTGCCGGCGGCCATCAAGGCGCGCGCCACAGTCGTGATCGGCGACTTCGCAACCGTTGACCTCGAGAGGCTGCGCATCGCGATGGTGATCATAGGCCAGCCGCAAGCCCCGCTCACGCCAGAGGAGATCGCCGCGCTTGCAAAGTGGTTTACAGCTGCCCCTGGTAGAGCCCTCTGGGTGGCGGCCGACAGCGACTACCCCGCACAGGGCTCCGAGCTAGCCCAAGAGGTTGCAAACATGATCATGGAAGCCATTGGATCCAACCTGAGGATGGATTACACTTCAGCCTACTGCTACGTCAGCTTAAACTTGACCGGTGCTAACTACAGGCTGCTCGGGTACGTCAACGTGAGCGAGGTACCGGAGCTTAGGTACGGCAGCGACCTGGTCCTCTTCCACGGGCCGGGTCCGCTCGCCTGGGTGGATGACGCGGGGAACTGGCGCAGGCTGAGCCCCACCGAGAAGCCTCGCAACACCTACATAATCGCCATGACTTCGCCCTACTCGGAGATCACCGAGAATCAAGTCGAGCCTACGGGCAAAAACGCGAAGGTGTACAAGCCCGGCGATAAGGGCCAGTTCGTCCTCATGGCTGCACAGCTCATCCCCGTGAAGGATAAGTACAACGTGGCCATCCTCTCGGGGGAGACGCCCTACGGCGGCTACTACCCGGGCGTCGCCTGGCAGTACTACGGCGTCGTTCTCAGCGGGCCGCGTTTCGTCAGGAACGTGATCCTCTGGGCCACGGGCTACATGGGCGAGCTAAAGGAGTACGCTAAGCTCGCAGCGCTCCCCGAGCAGATCCGCTCCGACGTGGACAGGACGCTGACGCAGCTAAGGAGCGATATCGAAAGGAGGATCAGCAGCGTTGAAGCAACCGTCGCAGGCTTCTCTTCAACCCTCAATGCCGCACTCGCACTCGCCGCTGTAGCACTCATCCTCGCAATAGTTGCACTTGCTCTCGCGTTCAGGAAGCCCGCTCCAAAACCATCATCTGAAACCGTTGCGAAACAAGCCTAAAAGAAAGTACAAACCGATTCTTTTTTTATATTCCTCCCTTTAATTTCTAGTTCTTAACCATACCATTATAAACCTTCTACCGGTTTACAGCTTCTATTGAATTTGAGCATAGAGGATGCTCAAAGGGGGAATGGAGTGGTTTCTCAGCCGCCTGAGACGACGGGGATGAGCTTGAGCTTGGCTGGTGCGAGGATTGGCTCGTCTTCCGGTACGATCTGCCCGTTGAGGACGGGGACGTACTCGACCGGGTTTAAGCCTATAGATTTAACGACACTCTCCACTGTTTCACCCACTCTGACTTTCACCACTTTCGGCTCGAAACGCGTCGATTCGACGAT
Protein-coding regions in this window:
- a CDS encoding ABC transporter substrate-binding protein, translating into MKLVRRRGLSKPILMAFAAAMIVAAAIVSLVIIPMITQRPSQPREEQPPQQPPAQPSGITLTVISRHPAEILVKARRMFLASEVAKRYNITDLKTIVLPPGLWEQYIRSGEADVAWGGGPTLFDSLFARGLLAPLTSAEALEAAAQIPDEIAGVPMKRVKDGKIYWVAAAISSFGFTVNHRRLRDYNLAVPRSWRDLASPELGRPLVQFGTAALSIADPTQSTSHTRMYEIILQRFGWEEGWRILTLMAANAEVYPGSEPARDAVIRGDVAVGITIDFYGYTAMNVNPDCEYIIPPGESIVNGDPIALVVGSKYPEAAQAFIAWVLTEGQAVWLDPGINRLPSNPRVFETAEGAKRPDLRRAYEATLQTPSIQFDDELALRYEPVMQWYFRSTLVDVNDYLKAVWKALLSRYFAGTITDEQFKAYVDRLTALLNFTDPDTQQTVTFTQEYAISIGERFVRDASFRDTLIMTWKRAAVSKYTSILQELGG
- a CDS encoding MoaD/ThiS family protein; the encoded protein is MVEEVEVIVESTRFEPKVVKVRVGETVESVVKSIGLNPVEYVPVLNGQIVPEDEPILAPAKLKLIPVVSGG